TTTTTACCGTTCTTACCATTCTTGCCATCGGAACCATCTTTTCCGTCGGTACCATCTTTTCCATCAATACCGTTCAGCACCACGCCAATGGAATCGCCATTGCAGATGATTTTGACACCACTACTGTCCTTAAGCGGCTCGGTCGAGCAAGAGATATCAATGTCACTTGTTTGAACCTGCACCTCGGTAGAAGAATCTTCACCGCAGGCGACAAGGAAAATAGCGACAAGTATCACTAAAACTGATAGGGATGTTCCAAAGGTTTTCATCATTTGTCCTTGAAGCAGCGAATGTTGATTTGGCTAGATTTCATACTACCATACGGAAGGGGCTTTGAAATATATGCATCCGGCGCCGCAACGGCATCATACCCATAGACATACTTGCCTACACCAACCATTCCGGCTTTTTCGTCGGATATTTCATCGGGACTCCAGAAGGCGGCATATTCCGTTTGCTTATTTACGGAATAATGCCCCATGATATAGAAACCAAACCATTCGGCAGTAACAATCGTCGAAAAGCCCAACAAGTCAGTCCCTTTTCCGGTCATGGCTTCGAATTTCTTAGACAACAGCGCCCTTGTCGGGTCTTCTTTTCCCATCTTGTAACCCGCATAATTTATCAGGTTCGTCCACTCCTTACTATCCGGGAGATGCCAACCTTCAGGGCAAATGCCCCGCAGCGGAATCGATGCAGAACAAACTCTCTTGAATCCGCACCCACTCCCGTTATCCGAATAGACACCGGCACTATCCATGGCCGCTGCCCACGAGTAATGGCGCCCCACTAATTTGCTTTCCTCAGAATCGCAGTTGCCATCATGGCAGAACGTTCCATAGACTTCGCCATCGACCCTGTATTCAAAATCAAGATTTTCCGCCATATAGGTTTCGTCATACGTCGTCGGTATAATCGTAACGCCAGGAGCCGTTTCATCGACGTCGTAGCTAAAATAAGATCCACGTTCATGATGCACGTAGTACATTCGGCGGTCGCGCCAGTCAATCAAAGTCTCATATCCCACATCAGGATTGAGGTATTCGCTTTTCGGCCGCACATCCACCCAAGTCACGTTTCCCTCTGGTACCTGGTAGCACTGGTACGATTTTCCATGGAACAGGCTCTTTGGATTAGCCACCGTCTGCGATTCGGAACTTTTGTCGGAGCAGGCCTCTATTTCATAAATCGACGCAATAAAGTGATTGATATATTTTTCAAAATTACCGACACTTTCACTCAATTTCCAGCCTTCTACATTCTTGCGAATCTTAGCGAGGTTCTGCGTAAAAGCCCAATCGGCAATAGAAACCACCATCGAGTCGGCGCGTTCGCCAATCCATTCGCCCTTCTCGGCAATTCCATTGCTAATTTCAGTCAGCAGCGCCATCATCTCGGCCTCGGTGCGGTTTCCCTGCAACAGAATCGAAATCGCAAGGAGTGCTGCATCGGCATCGCTGGAACCGAATACATCCAAGTCTTCGGACTCCGTCTTAAAAACTTCCGAATCAATATGGAAAAGCTTGAAAATTTCCGCCTGCGCCTTTTTCTTTGCGGCACGCACCGTCATTTTTTCCTTCGTCACCAGGAGATAGACTCGTTCAAATTCCAGATGCGTCAAAAGGTTCACGTTTGCAGACCTTCGCATGAGCATATTGCTGATGGCCTTCAGTCGGATAGGCGCACCAGAAACAGCTCCCGTCACC
The uncultured Fibrobacter sp. DNA segment above includes these coding regions:
- a CDS encoding FISUMP domain-containing protein, with product MKKGLVFSFAAFLFVACGDTVENVYQTEGAEVDFSCTTKPLKDSSGVKIICNGDSIGVVLNGKDGEKGAKGDAGKNGKDGKDGKDGKNGEDGKDGVSAVADTIPLDTEAVAVSLDSLAGYTQKGPFTKGSTVYLYELTDGRTLKQTNGNFTSNIVSDDGRYKFTARDLTSQYALLIVDGYYRNEVTGAVSGAPIRLKAISNMLMRRSANVNLLTHLEFERVYLLVTKEKMTVRAAKKKAQAEIFKLFHIDSEVFKTESEDLDVFGSSDADAALLAISILLQGNRTEAEMMALLTEISNGIAEKGEWIGERADSMVVSIADWAFTQNLAKIRKNVEGWKLSESVGNFEKYINHFIASIYEIEACSDKSSESQTVANPKSLFHGKSYQCYQVPEGNVTWVDVRPKSEYLNPDVGYETLIDWRDRRMYYVHHERGSYFSYDVDETAPGVTIIPTTYDETYMAENLDFEYRVDGEVYGTFCHDGNCDSEESKLVGRHYSWAAAMDSAGVYSDNGSGCGFKRVCSASIPLRGICPEGWHLPDSKEWTNLINYAGYKMGKEDPTRALLSKKFEAMTGKGTDLLGFSTIVTAEWFGFYIMGHYSVNKQTEYAAFWSPDEISDEKAGMVGVGKYVYGYDAVAAPDAYISKPLPYGSMKSSQINIRCFKDK